The nucleotide window GCATATCCATTATCTCAGGTGACGGTGGAACCGTCACCGAGATGATCGTCTACGGTCGTCTCACGTGACGGTAAAACCGCCACCGAATTGACCGTTCCGCGGCGGCGCCGTCAGGGTGACGGCCCCTGCAGAAAAATCGTCGATAGCGGCGGCAGCGTCAGTGACAGCGAGACCGGCCTGCCGTGGGCGGGCACGGGTTCGGTCGACACTGCGCCATTGACCAGGCCCGAGCCGCCATATTCCCGCGCATCCGTCGTCATCCGTTCGATCCACACACCGTCGCTCGGCACGCCGATCCTGTAGCCGTAACGCGGCACCGGCGTGAAGTTCGACATGACCAGCACCGATGAAGCACGATCGGGCGCATAACGGAGCATCCCGAGCACGGAATTGACGGCGTCGTCGGCTGCCGCCCATTCGAAGCCCTCGGGATGAAAGTCTCCGAACTGCAATGCCGGCTCGTCCGCGTAGAGGCCGTTCAGATCCTTCACCAGCCGCTGGATCCCCACATGCTGAGGCCGGTCCAGCACATCCCAGGTCACTGACCCGTCATGGTTCCATTCGCCGGGCTGGGCGACTTCACTTCCCATGAACAGGAGCTTCTTGCCGGGGTGGCCCCACATGAAGGCGAGATAGCTGCGCAGGTTGGCGAATTTCTGCCATTCGTCGCCCGGCATCTTCGTCAGCAGCGAGCCCTTTCCATAGACGACCTCGTCATGTGAAATCGGCAGAATGAAGCGTTCGGAATAGGCATAGATCATTCCGAAGGTCATCGTGCCATGGGCATAGCTCCGGTAAATCGGATCCTTCTCGATATAGCTCAGGCTGTCATGCATCCAGCCCATGTTCCATTTGATATCGAACCCCAGCCCCCCTTGCTCTGGCGGCTTCGTCACGCCCGGCCAGGCCGTCGATTCCTCGGCGATCGTCATCGCGTGCGGGCAGCGCTCGTGAATGATGCTGTTCAGGTGCTTGAAGAATTCGACCGCTTCCAGATTCTCGCGACCGCCATATTGGTTGGGAATCCATTCGCCCTCGTTGCGGCTGTAGTCGCGGTAAAGCATCGAGGCAACGGCGTCGACCCGCAAACCGTCGATATGGTAGCGCTCGAGCCATTCCAGCGCGCTGGCGATCAGGAACCCCTTCACCTCGTTGCGGCCGAGATTGTAGATCAGCGTGTTCCAGTCGCGGTGAAGGCCTTCGCGCGGATCTTCGTGCTCGTAGAGAGCGCTACCGTCGAAGCGGGCAAGCCCCCAGACGTCTGTGGGAAAATGGGCCGGCACCCAGTCGAGGATGACGCCGAGCCCGGCGCCATGGCACCGGTCGGTGAAATAGGCGAAATCCTCAGGCGTCCCATATCGGCCTGTCGGAGCGAATAGACCGAGCGGCTGATAACCCCAGGAGCCGCCGAACGGATGCTCCATGATCGGCAGCAGCTCGATATGGGTGAAGCCCATGTCGGCGACATAGGGAACCAGCCGCTGGCTGAGTTCGACCCAGTCGAGCGACCTGTTGCCGTCCTTTAGATCGCGAAGCCAGGAGCCGGCGTGCACCTCATAGACGGAGAACGCGCCCTCCAGCCTGTCTTGCCGGGACCGGCCCTTCATCCAACCGTCATCAGTCCATCGAAACGGCGTCGACGAGGCGACGATGGAGGCGGTGGACGGAGCGGCCTCACTTGCCCTCGCGACCGGATCGGCCTTCTGCGGCAGGCAGGTCCCCTCAGCATCGACGATCTCGAACTTGTACCTTTCGCCGGGGGCGAGGCGCGGAATAAACAGCTCCCAGACGCCCGCCGACGGTCTCAGCCGCATCGGGTTTCGCCGCCCGTCCCAGGCGTTGAAGTCGCCGACAACCGAGACGCGGCGCGCATTCGGAGCCCAGACGGCGAAACGAACGCCTGATATCCCGTCGATCGACATATCAACCGCGCCGAGCGTCCGGCTCAGACTATAGTGAGTTCCCTCCGATATCAGATGAAGGTCGAGCTCTCCGAGCAGCAGACCGAAACTGTAGGGGTCCTCGGTGATCTGAACTGCATCCGGCCATGTGATCCGCAGCCGGTATCCCGTCCTCGAGGCGGCCGCCGCCGCAAACAGGCCGGACGGGTGGGCGATGCTGAACGGCGCCACCACCCGGCCGCTCGTCGCATCGATGAGATCGACCGCTTCCGCGCCGGGCAGATACACCCGCACGATCGTCATGCCACCGCTTCGGTGAGGGCCGAGGATCGAAAACGGATCGCCATGACGCCCCTCGATCAAGGCCCATAGCGCATCCTGTCCGATGCCCGCCAGAAGTTCCGAGCGCTCAACATTCATGCCGTGACCCCCGCCAGACGCGATACGATTTCGGTAAGGCCGGATAGCGGGATCGGAAGCCATTTCGGCCTGTTGCGAGCTTCGTAGGCAATCTCGTAGGCGGCCTTTTCGAGAAGAAAGGCATCGAGAACCCTGCGTCTTTGATCGGGTGGCATGTCAAGCTCCTTCGATACGGAGACAGCCTGCGAATAGGCATCGAGAAAGGCCTCCTCGGCATTGCGCCCGAAGCGGGCGATCGCCTCGCGGCGGACTTCGTTCTCATGTTCGATGACCGCGTCGTTATCGAGCTGGGCGGTGGCCACGAGATAGCTCAGCGATCTCAAAAGCCCGGCGACATCACGCAGCGGGTTCGTCTTGGCGCGGCGCTCGGTCAGGTTTTTCGCAGGCTCGCCCTCGAAGTCGATGATGACGGCATCACCCTCGCTGACAAGGATCTGGCCAAGATGGAAGTCGCCATGCGTGCGTGTCATCAGTGTATGGCGGCAGCTCTCCGCGAGCGTCCCGGCGAGCTCTGCGAGTTCGGAACGACGCTCGAGAAGCGGCTTTGCGAGCAAGTCGATTGCAGGGCCGGTATTCTCGTCGCGTTCATCGAGCTTCGACATGGCATAGGCGAGCTCGCCGGCAACGGCCTTCCTCATCGCCTCGACCTCGCTGTCGCCGGCAACCACCGGGCTGAAGGCCTCGTCCCCGGTCTTCGCGGCGAGCACGACATGCAATTCGCCGAGCCTGAGGCCCACCATCGCGACGAAACTGATCAGCGACCGGAAGACGTCGTCGTCTGGTTGGACCGCCGGATCGTTCAGCACCAGTTCGTCGGCCCCACGGCGCAGATTGTTCAGCATCCAGTTCCAGGCGTCGCCCTGGTTGCGGATCGCCCCCTGGACGATGATCAAGGTGGAACGGCGTCCGCTGGAATCGGTATGCGCGACCTCGCCGAGCAGGGGCGCCGTATGGTCATAGCCGGCGCGGGTGAGATAGCGCGTCATCTCGACTTCCGGATGGATGCCCGGGAAGATGTGCCTGATCAGTTTGATCATCGCTACGTCGCCGACGAGCAGCGAGCTGTTGGACTGTTCAGCCGATAGCCAATGCACCGGCAGTTCGCCTGAAATATCGAGGCTGTCGAGCTGTTCCGTCCCAAGGAATTCGAGCGTGCCGGTCCGGCCGGTGGTGCGCGAGCGGTCGCGAAGTCCGTGCAGAATGCCGCGCGCCATTGCCTCCACTGCGAAGCCATCTGTGAGGAAACCGACGCGTCTACCTTGGCGAATCCTCCCAAGCGCAAGCTGCTGGGCAAGCGCGGAAGGGTGCGCATCGTCCCAGGCGACCGCGAGCGGCAGTTGGTAGGATTCGCTGTGGTTCGGCAGCACGACCTCCAACTCGCCGAGGACGACGCCGTCGGCGAATGGGATTGGTGTCACGGAGATCAGTCGGGCGGCCTGAAGCGGCTGGTCCTTTGCCCCGAACCATCGCCGCCTGGAGAGATAGGCGGGCAGGATTTCGCCGCTCAGGATGCGTGCATGACCCGGTTCATCCACGAGGTCGAGCAGGCTACGCCGGATGACCATCGTCAACAGATCGGGAAGCTGTTCCGGCGGTGCGGTGCGCCACGCCGGCGGGTCGGCATCAGCCGTCAGCTGGAACCAGAAGAAACCGTAGGGCGGCAAGGTCAGGAGATAGGTCAACTGGCCGATCGGCGGAAACGGCGACATGCCGGTCAGTTCGATGGGAACGCGCCCCTCGAAGCTCGACAAGTCGAGTTCGACGGCCTGGGGCAACCTTGAGAGACTTGCAACACAAAGCAAGACCTCGCCTTCATACTCCCTGAGATAGGCAAGGATCTTGCGATTTTCCGGCGAAAGGAACCGCAGCGTGCCACGCCCGAAGGCGGGATGCCTGCCGCGCAACGCCAACATTCTGCGCGTCCAGTTGAGCAGCGAATGCGCGTCTGTGCTCTGCGCCTCGACGTTGACGGCCTCGAACCCGTAGAGCGGGTCGGCGACGGGCGGCAGGACGAGACGGGCCGGATCTGCCCTGGAGAAACCGCCATTGCGGTCCGGAGACCATTGCATCGGCGTCCTCACCCCATCCCGGTCGCCGAGATAGATGTTGTCACCCATGCCGATCTCGTCACCGTAATAGATCACCGGCGTTCCCGGCATCGAAAGAAGAAGCGCGTTCATCAGCTCGATCCGCCGGCGGTCGCGCTCCATCAATGGCGCTAAGCGCCGCCTTATGCCGAGGTTGATGCGGGCACGTTTATCGGATGCATAGGTCTCCCAGAGATAATCCCGCTCGGCGTCGGTCACCATTTCGAGCGTCAGCTCGTCGTGGTTGCGAAGGAAGATCGCCCATTGGCAGTTGTCTGGAATCTCCGGCGTCTGGCGCAGGATATCGGTGATCGGAAACCGATCCTCCTTGGCGATCGCCATATACATGCGCGGCATTAGCGGGAAGTGGAAGGCCATGTGGCATTCGTCGCCCTCTCCGAAATATTCGCGCGTGTCCTCTGGCCATTGATTGGCCTCGGCAAGCAGCATCACGCCGGGATGGGTGGCATCGAGCGCGGCGCGTATGCGTTTGAGGATCGCGTGGGTTTCCGGCAGGTTTTCGTTGATCGTCCCCTCGCGCTCGACGAGGTAAGGGATCGCGTCGAGACGAAAACCGTCGATGCCGGTTTCCAGCCAGAAGCGCATCACCCTCAGCAATTCCTCCATGACAAGGGGACTGTCGAAATTGAGGTCGGGCTGATGGGAATAGAAGCGGTGCCAGTAATAGGCGCCGGCGACCGCGTCCCATGTCCAGTTGGATTTTTCCGTATCGATGAAAATGATGCGCGTTTCCGGAAATTTCTGATCGGTATCCGACCAGACGTAGAAGTCGCGCTCCGGCGATCCCGCCGGCGCCTGGCGGGCGCGCTGGAACCAGGGGTGCTGATCGGAGGTGTGGTTGATGACGAGCTCGATGATGACGCGGATATTGCGCTGGTGGGCGGCGTCGACGAAAGCCCGGAAGTCCTCCACAGTCCCGTAATCGGGGCTGACACTACCATAGTCGGCGATGTCGTAACCGTCGTCTCGGCGCGGAGAGGGAAAAAAAGGCAGGAGCCAGATGGCATTGACACCGAGGGCTGCGATGTGATCGAGCTTCTGGTGCAGGCCGGCGAAGTCGCCGACCCCGTCGCCATTGGCATCGTAGAACGACTTGATGTGCAGCTGGTAGATGATCGCATCCTTGTACCAGAGCGGCTGCGGCGCGCTATCTGCATTCATCGTGTCCATTCATGCCTCCCTTGAGCGAATACGCCAGATCGCATAGGGCAGGACCTCAGGATTGAGACTGATGCTCTGCCATTTGCCGGTCCATTTGAAACGATGCCCGCCGATCAGATCTTCGGCATCCAGCGTGCCGCCGTCGCCCAGCGACCACTGCCAGAGCGGCAGCTCGACGTCGCTCTGCTGGAAATTGTGGGGGTCGAGGCTGATGGCGATGAGCAGGACGTTGTCGCGGGCACGGCTCGCCTTCCCGAAAAACAGGATATTGTCATTTCGCGCATTCAGCAGCGTCAGCCCGAGATGCGAATGCAGCGCGGTGTTTTCGCTCCGGATGCGGTTGAGCGTCCTGATTTCGGCGATGATATTGCCCGGCCGGTCGTAGTCCCAGGCGCGGATTTCGTACTTCTCGCTGTCGGCATATTCCTTGCGCTTGGCATCGGGACGCCCCTCGCAAAGTTCGAAACCGTTATAGACGCCCCACAATCCCGAAAGGGTGGCGGCAAGTGCTGCGCGGATCAGGAAGGCCGGGCGCGGCGCATTTTGCAGGAAATCCGGATTGATATCATGCGTGTTGACGAAGAAATGCGGGCGGAAGAATTCCTTCGGCGCCGTCTCCGTCAGCTCCCGCATATA belongs to Rhizobium indicum and includes:
- the glgB gene encoding 1,4-alpha-glucan branching protein GlgB translates to MNVERSELLAGIGQDALWALIEGRHGDPFSILGPHRSGGMTIVRVYLPGAEAVDLIDATSGRVVAPFSIAHPSGLFAAAAASRTGYRLRITWPDAVQITEDPYSFGLLLGELDLHLISEGTHYSLSRTLGAVDMSIDGISGVRFAVWAPNARRVSVVGDFNAWDGRRNPMRLRPSAGVWELFIPRLAPGERYKFEIVDAEGTCLPQKADPVARASEAAPSTASIVASSTPFRWTDDGWMKGRSRQDRLEGAFSVYEVHAGSWLRDLKDGNRSLDWVELSQRLVPYVADMGFTHIELLPIMEHPFGGSWGYQPLGLFAPTGRYGTPEDFAYFTDRCHGAGLGVILDWVPAHFPTDVWGLARFDGSALYEHEDPREGLHRDWNTLIYNLGRNEVKGFLIASALEWLERYHIDGLRVDAVASMLYRDYSRNEGEWIPNQYGGRENLEAVEFFKHLNSIIHERCPHAMTIAEESTAWPGVTKPPEQGGLGFDIKWNMGWMHDSLSYIEKDPIYRSYAHGTMTFGMIYAYSERFILPISHDEVVYGKGSLLTKMPGDEWQKFANLRSYLAFMWGHPGKKLLFMGSEVAQPGEWNHDGSVTWDVLDRPQHVGIQRLVKDLNGLYADEPALQFGDFHPEGFEWAAADDAVNSVLGMLRYAPDRASSVLVMSNFTPVPRYGYRIGVPSDGVWIERMTTDAREYGGSGLVNGAVSTEPVPAHGRPVSLSLTLPPLSTIFLQGPSP
- the treS gene encoding maltose alpha-D-glucosyltransferase, whose translation is MDTMNADSAPQPLWYKDAIIYQLHIKSFYDANGDGVGDFAGLHQKLDHIAALGVNAIWLLPFFPSPRRDDGYDIADYGSVSPDYGTVEDFRAFVDAAHQRNIRVIIELVINHTSDQHPWFQRARQAPAGSPERDFYVWSDTDQKFPETRIIFIDTEKSNWTWDAVAGAYYWHRFYSHQPDLNFDSPLVMEELLRVMRFWLETGIDGFRLDAIPYLVEREGTINENLPETHAILKRIRAALDATHPGVMLLAEANQWPEDTREYFGEGDECHMAFHFPLMPRMYMAIAKEDRFPITDILRQTPEIPDNCQWAIFLRNHDELTLEMVTDAERDYLWETYASDKRARINLGIRRRLAPLMERDRRRIELMNALLLSMPGTPVIYYGDEIGMGDNIYLGDRDGVRTPMQWSPDRNGGFSRADPARLVLPPVADPLYGFEAVNVEAQSTDAHSLLNWTRRMLALRGRHPAFGRGTLRFLSPENRKILAYLREYEGEVLLCVASLSRLPQAVELDLSSFEGRVPIELTGMSPFPPIGQLTYLLTLPPYGFFWFQLTADADPPAWRTAPPEQLPDLLTMVIRRSLLDLVDEPGHARILSGEILPAYLSRRRWFGAKDQPLQAARLISVTPIPFADGVVLGELEVVLPNHSESYQLPLAVAWDDAHPSALAQQLALGRIRQGRRVGFLTDGFAVEAMARGILHGLRDRSRTTGRTGTLEFLGTEQLDSLDISGELPVHWLSAEQSNSSLLVGDVAMIKLIRHIFPGIHPEVEMTRYLTRAGYDHTAPLLGEVAHTDSSGRRSTLIIVQGAIRNQGDAWNWMLNNLRRGADELVLNDPAVQPDDDVFRSLISFVAMVGLRLGELHVVLAAKTGDEAFSPVVAGDSEVEAMRKAVAGELAYAMSKLDERDENTGPAIDLLAKPLLERRSELAELAGTLAESCRHTLMTRTHGDFHLGQILVSEGDAVIIDFEGEPAKNLTERRAKTNPLRDVAGLLRSLSYLVATAQLDNDAVIEHENEVRREAIARFGRNAEEAFLDAYSQAVSVSKELDMPPDQRRRVLDAFLLEKAAYEIAYEARNRPKWLPIPLSGLTEIVSRLAGVTA